In Acidimicrobiia bacterium, one genomic interval encodes:
- a CDS encoding c-type cytochrome, with protein sequence MRRSLCLALIVGGTAVVMLFPPAVGAQEEVDGREVFLASCAACHQGTGVGVSGSFPPLVGNDRVQDTEYVKTVLAEGKSGPLDVLGVSYDGEMPSFPDLSGPEIDAVIGYIQAGVFIPAETGGLEPGDAARGKDLFTGGERLENGAPACASCHTAAGFQALNGPALGPDLTDLSNRYGGEEAVAAALVSPPSATMQPLFSDSPIADQERSDLAAYFASLSNVQPSGGPDVLVLGGALGVVALFALMLLAPRSRRPGFARQLRSQR encoded by the coding sequence ATGAGACGGTCACTGTGCCTGGCGCTGATCGTGGGAGGTACCGCAGTCGTCATGCTGTTTCCGCCCGCAGTCGGCGCACAGGAGGAAGTCGACGGCCGAGAGGTGTTCCTCGCCAGCTGCGCGGCCTGTCACCAGGGTACCGGTGTAGGCGTGAGTGGATCGTTCCCTCCTTTGGTCGGCAACGACCGTGTGCAGGACACCGAATACGTCAAGACCGTATTGGCAGAAGGCAAGTCCGGCCCACTTGATGTTCTCGGAGTCTCATACGACGGAGAGATGCCTTCCTTCCCGGATCTCTCGGGTCCCGAGATCGATGCGGTGATCGGCTACATCCAGGCCGGCGTGTTCATTCCTGCTGAGACCGGGGGACTCGAACCCGGTGACGCAGCCAGAGGGAAGGACCTCTTCACGGGAGGCGAACGTCTGGAGAACGGGGCTCCTGCGTGTGCTTCGTGCCACACCGCAGCCGGCTTCCAGGCTCTAAACGGACCGGCCCTCGGGCCCGATCTCACTGATCTGTCCAACCGGTACGGCGGCGAAGAAGCTGTAGCAGCCGCATTGGTCAGCCCTCCGTCGGCAACCATGCAGCCGCTCTTTTCCGACAGCCCCATCGCCGACCAGGAGAGGTCAGACCTGGCCGCCTACTTCGCCTCCCTCTCGAATGTGCAGCCATCCGGGGGGCCCGACGTACTGGTTTTGGGCGGCGCCCTCGGCGTTGTTGCTCTGTTCGCATTGATGTTGCTGGCGCCGCGCAGTCGGCGGCCGGGATTCGCACGGCAGTTGAGGAGCCAACGATGA